From a region of the Vaginimicrobium propionicum genome:
- a CDS encoding RNA-binding protein yields MLAEALEHLVSGIVSHPDDVTVRDKHIRSGRMLEVRVHPDDIGKVIGRQGRTATAIRKVIGALSSGESIRVDFVDVDRKSRTRR; encoded by the coding sequence ATGCTTGCTGAAGCATTGGAACATTTAGTTTCTGGTATCGTCTCTCATCCTGACGACGTTACGGTTCGTGACAAGCACATTCGCAGTGGGCGAATGCTGGAGGTGCGTGTCCATCCCGATGACATCGGCAAAGTTATCGGGCGTCAAGGTCGCACTGCTACAGCTATTCGAAAAGTGATTGGCGCTTTGTCTTCCGGCGAATCAATTCGTGTTGATTTTGTGGATGTGGATCGAAAATCCCGTACCCGCCGATAA
- the rimM gene encoding ribosome maturation factor RimM (Essential for efficient processing of 16S rRNA), translating to MKTVEVVVGRVGRAHGVRGDFAVIEHSDEPDIRFAPGAKLRLENQSQSFEVVSKKRVSGRLIIHLAGVNDRDQVAKIQGKLLVTDVDATQTPNNPNEFYDRQLIGLRLVGPDGSDFGEITEIWHPPAQDVLVAGQITIPFVSALVDLVDIQAGKVLLTQAGVQVCDS from the coding sequence ATGAAAACCGTCGAAGTAGTGGTTGGTCGAGTAGGACGTGCTCACGGGGTTCGAGGCGATTTCGCGGTGATCGAGCATAGCGATGAACCAGATATTCGATTTGCCCCAGGAGCCAAATTGCGGCTAGAAAATCAGTCGCAATCCTTTGAGGTAGTTTCAAAGAAACGAGTGTCTGGGCGACTCATCATTCATCTAGCTGGTGTTAATGATCGTGACCAAGTAGCGAAAATACAGGGAAAGCTTCTAGTAACAGATGTGGATGCGACCCAGACCCCAAATAATCCCAACGAGTTCTACGACCGTCAACTCATTGGCTTGCGTCTTGTTGGTCCAGATGGCAGCGATTTTGGTGAAATCACTGAAATTTGGCACCCACCGGCTCAGGATGTTTTGGTGGCTGGCCAGATTACTATTCCGTTTGTGTCCGCTTTGGTGGATCTAGTTGATATCCAGGCTGGGAAAGTGTTGCTCACTCAAGCTGGCGTCCAGGTGTGTGATAGCTGA
- the rpsP gene encoding 30S ribosomal protein S16 — protein sequence MATKIRLKRLGKIRQPHYRVIVIDERAKRNGTAIEEIGQYHPKEDPSIISIDSERVQYWLGVGAQPTDAVVALLKRTGDWQKFTGEDVPSGIDYAPAKPDKLALFNAALAEADDEPTTEAISKKADAKESADDKAEEKPEETATKDKSEDQAKAEKADEA from the coding sequence GTGGCTACCAAGATTCGTTTGAAGAGGCTCGGCAAGATTCGTCAGCCGCACTATCGCGTCATTGTTATTGATGAGCGCGCCAAGCGTAATGGAACTGCCATCGAAGAGATTGGCCAGTACCATCCCAAGGAAGACCCGTCGATTATTAGCATCGACTCTGAGCGCGTCCAGTATTGGCTAGGCGTTGGCGCCCAGCCGACTGATGCGGTTGTGGCATTGTTGAAGCGCACCGGTGACTGGCAGAAATTTACTGGCGAGGATGTGCCCTCTGGCATTGACTATGCTCCAGCTAAGCCTGACAAGCTAGCGTTGTTCAACGCTGCTTTAGCTGAGGCTGATGATGAGCCGACCACTGAGGCTATCTCTAAGAAGGCTGACGCTAAGGAATCGGCTGATGATAAGGCTGAGGAAAAGCCTGAAGAGACTGCAACTAAGGATAAGTCCGAGGATCAGGCAAAAGCTGAGAAAGCTGACGAGGCGTAA